The Podospora bellae-mahoneyi strain CBS 112042 chromosome 7, whole genome shotgun sequence genome includes a window with the following:
- a CDS encoding hypothetical protein (EggNog:ENOG503P21Z; COG:S) has protein sequence MDDNDTSSASSSRPLDLPHTLEDKKIKALPPACYYISDFITEEEEKAILDKVNTAPKARWRQLTHRRLQTWPSDLVKNTLLDARPLPDWLEQPVVARLLSIPLSDSQPENMFHDSPHQRPNHVLINEYPPNTGIMPHKDGGAYHPVVCTVSLGSTLCLNLYKSKEDGALDLEPVWRILQEPRSLLITTADLYTEYLHGIEPIATDVELSEKTIVNWDLLRSPELYKDGLNQRRTRISLTYRDVLKVSKLGNKLGPMFKRP, from the exons ATGGACGACAACGACacctcttctgcttcttcttctcgaccCCTTGACCTGCCACACACcctcgaggacaagaagatcaaggcccTTCCACCCGCCTGCTACTACATCTCAGATTTCATcaccgaagaagaggaaaaggcgATCTTGGACAAG GTCAACACAGCTCCGAAAGCGAGATGGCGACAACTCACTCATAGGCGCCTTCAAACATGGCCATCCGATCTCGTCAAAAACACCCTTCTCGATGCCCGGCCACTCCCCGACTGGCTCGAACAACCCGTCGTCGCACGTCTCCTCTCGATCCCACTATCTGACAGCCAACCCGAGAACATGTTTCATGACAGCCCTCACCAACGTCCAAACCATGTCCTGATCAACGAATACCCCCCAAACACCGGCATCATGCCACACAAGGACGGCGGCGCCTACCACCCCGTCGTTTGCACCGTGAGTCTCGGTTCTACCCTCTGCTTGAACCTGTACAAGAGCAAGGAAGACGGCGCTTTGGACCTGGAGCCTGTCTGGCGCATCCTCCAAGAGCCCCGGAGTCTCTTGATCACAACCGCGGATCTTTACACAGAGTATCTCCATGGCATCGAGCCTATCGCAACCGATGTAGAGTTGTCGGAGAAGACGATTGTGAACTGGGACCTCTTGCGTTCTCCGGAGCTATACAAAGACGGCCTGAACCAGCGGCGGACACGTATCAGCCTGACGTATCGGGATGTGCTCAAAGTCTCCAAACTGGGAAATAAGCTGGGACCGATGTTTAAGCGTCCCTGA
- a CDS encoding hypothetical protein (EggNog:ENOG503P0RN; COG:S), producing the protein MDAQNAVEPASTKPAASPKRLATGTDADQPRSSAVTKLSQIAKPELSVKDNRDHHSSSSRPSATGSQSHSQHQHTSHTYSHSHLHDDDAGEGNSDAETIVLPGKDGQHSPSKVRKIIKHEDKSDGEEAPLPAAPSLNRKPSTLKHDREGESNSNSNRADRADRADRKDRGDKADRAEKPSRSASAVRNGPSGPSDSAAALAGRKKKHPGDRAKLKDGSSGLSSAPASPPQQRRRRSSNAHSKSDSETAPVDSPKISSREKLPKSAADKLVPHKRKAPKPESDDERESRKVRRQRISGSGLDASRKPHLPSAKTSHHEVHTSTRTRSPSPHSRASHRRSISTHLPASSSNGLGQKKKRVPAPLQSTDYHSDESSVSGSPHPRSSKLRSLTTPATAESTISPAKMAPHKKHLDAHGQTHLARACAKGEYENAKARLAARPEDINVADYAGNTPLQIAALNGYDDIVKLLVDAGCNLECFNNEKDTPLLDAVENGHLEVVNILLAAGVNPRKANAYGEEPIARINEDSEHADEIRKALQEAKKNMGDRRLTSEDHHLDHPDTLSSHGNESPRRSPGASSSIHAIGGRRAGTVRANKTSNHLLYMPMDDKTLRLAAARGDEETVTRILQVREAFDDPESMVAAARGGHEMVMQLLLALGKANPDPPPIPSAENSEYATPMLAAIGQENLNVIRLLLAQNDFDPTKRYKGETYYEIARRRKGPNWGDEEHILKNAYDEYKKSHKDGSKTRSPNRREQEREARRNRAEVKDETAARSSHKRKASSPTREPKKSATSKLAASPREKPRSGSFPAHPDDQTSPKRGPGRPKKDDRIPTIAISDREASPAGRAPKVKRVESDMAVSASEGEAVKPRRKLMTAKEYHKDKQQQQQQQQQQQQQQQQQRRQSITSNASSMNIPSSPRDEPEKLAKTEKYHDRTKALKRDESRDRLSVSGESTGKRYRSSATPPHPSIMEKDAGEAPAKRRRLDVPEGKEKRPKPSPSDDRLLKASAPRETVSASGSVAGSRMSSKTRDDDDRKPTPKPKKVEEHARRESGKSNSSDNSIHVKSEDPDVEMPDADAPAKEPSQQRRREEEEKKKKLGEVEIAAREARRKEEDKRRKEEEEKEKEKEREREKERSRLAEEAKRRAETEAQQRAQEEQRRKEAEEKQRREDEERRKREEEERKQREQEERRRHEEEERKRREEEKKAEEERRRKDEEERRKREEDERLRREQVEREAAEEARRQREEEERKEHERKERVLREEERRRAERAAREAEQRRLRAEQERARLAKLPPLLRWLESAVNPKLPEVAEKFSTMQGVRYDCIRPEANGTLDGREQWLLNTQVALLLGEKDLELSRYTAWTRIPVSQTAKRIIWRLESDRYALTTPSLYELGRQLPDYYEGHDPEQMGYLTLERLRNEAWEKFSAMDMFFVKASDFMFIIPTIYHLRNVKLSMAYLELPDPDAEPVNWVVHQKWRSDPQAHILGGFAPTSKHYMNGELLHEDKPILREASTSPVPFRCRRIPRHGLAAIARDDPAYNQFFKDNGGDGSVENAESPLLPNGVHSSPTSTSSRLMAQSIDGAMSPTMAMATAPNGAANQPISPSSESGPAQARPLVNGIHGLVNGDTV; encoded by the exons ATGGATGCGCAGAATGCTGTCGAGCCCGCCTCCACGAAGCCTGCTGCTTCTCCCAAACGCCTGGCAACAGGAACCGACGCCGACCAACCCAGGTCCTCCGCCGTGACCAAGTTGTCCCAGATCGCCAAACCCGAGCTGTCCGTCAAGGACAACAGGgaccaccacagcagcagcagtaggcCGAGTGCGACCGGCTCGCAATCACactcccaacaccaacacacCTCACATACTTATTCCCACTCTCACTTGCACGATGACGATGCCGGCGAGGGGAACTCTGATGCCGAAACCATTGTCCTGCCCGGCAAAGATGGCCAACACTCACCGTCCAAGGTACGCAAGATCATCAAACACGAGGACAAGAgcgatggggaagaggctCCACTCCCAGCCGCACCCTCGCTCAATCGCAAGCCCTCCACCCTGAAACATGACCGAGAAGGTgagagcaacagcaacagcaacagagcAGACCGGGCAGACAGAGCAGACAGAAAAGACCGGGGCGATAAGGCCGACCGTGCCGAAAAGCCAAGCAGGTCGGCATCCGCTGTCCGCAATGGTCCCAGCGGACCCAGCGATAGCGCCGCCGCGCTGGCCggcaggaagaagaagcatcCCGGTGATAGGGCCAAATTGAAAGACGGGTCCAGCGGTTTGAGCTCCGCGCCTGCGTCTCCACCTCAGcagcgtcgtcgtcggtctTCGAATGCGCACTCCAAGTCGGATTCAGAAACTGCACCTGTGGATTCTCCCAAAATTTCATCAAGAGAAAAACTGCCAAAATCTGCTGCCGATAAGCTGGTGCCTCACAAGAGAAAGGCCCCCAAGCCCGAGTCTGACGACGAAAGAGAAAGCCGCAAGGTTCGTCGACAACGAATTTCAGGCTCTGGCCTTGACGCGTCTCGCAAACCACACCTTCCCTCGGCCAAAACAAGCCATCACGAGGTCCACACCTCGACTCGCACTCGATCTCCATCACCGCACTCCCGAGCTTCTCACCGCCGTAGCATCTCAACCCATCTTCCCGCCTCATCGTCCAACGGCCTcggccaaaagaaaaagcggGTTCCCGCGCCGCTCCAGTCGACCGACTATCACTCCGACGAGTCGTCTGTGAGCGGCAGCCCGCACCCTCGCAGCTCCAAACTGCGCAGTCTAACCACCCCGGCGACGGCGGAATCGACCATCTCTCCCGCCAAGATGGCCCCCCACAAAAAGCACCTCGACGCCCACGGTCAAACCCACCTGGCCAGGGCCTGTGCCAAGGGTGAGTATGAGAATGCAAAGGCCCGTCTCGCTGCCCGACCCGAAGATATCAATGTTGCCGATTATGCTGGGAACACGCCACTTCAAATTGCAGCACTAAATGGGTACGACGACATTGTGAAACTTTTGGTAGATGCCGGCTGCAATCTGGAATGTTTCAACAACGAAAAGGACACCCCACTTCTCGATGCGGTCGAAAACGGACATCTCGAAGTCGTCAACATTCTGCTTGCGGCAGGCGTCAATCCCCGAAAGGCTAACGCTTATGGAGAGGAGCCTATCGCCAGGATCAACGAAGATTCAGAACATGCCGATGAGATCAGAAAGGCTTTGCAGGAAGCAAAGAAGAATATGGGCGATCGTCGACTCACCTCGGAGGATCATCATTTGGACCATCCCGATACCTTGTCGTCGCATGGGAATGAAAGTCCCCGACGATCGCCTGGTGCCTCCAGCTCCATCCACGCCATCGGAGGGCGAAGGGCAGGTACCGTCAGGGCGAACAAGACCAGCAATCACTTACTTTACATGCCGATGGACGACAAGACTCTCCGATTGGCAGCCGCCCGTGGTGACGAGGAAACGGTTACGCGCATCCTCCAGGTTCGGGAGGCTTTCGACGATCCAGAGTCCATGGTTGCGGCGGCACGCGGCGGTCATGAAATGGTTATGCAGCTGTTGCTGGCTCTCGGCAAAGCGAATCCCGACCCTCCGCCCATTCCATCTGCGGAAAATAGCGAGTATGCCACACCAATGCTGGCGGCGATTGGGCAAGAGAACCTTAATGTGATTCGACTCCTACTCGCCCAAAATGACTTTGATCCCACGAAACGGTACAAAGGGGAGACATACTATGAGATTGCTCGGCGAAGGAAGGGTCCGAACTGGGGAGATGAGGAACACATTCTGAAGAACGCCTATGATGAGTACAAAAAGTCGCACAAGGATGGCTCCAAGACTCGATCCCCGAACAGACGagagcaggagagggaggctcGGCGAAATAGGGCTGAAGTCAAAGACGAAACGGCTGCGCGGTCGTCCCACAAGCGAAAAGCCTCCAGCCCTACACGGGAGCCCAAGAAATCCGCCACGTCCAAGCTTGCTGCCAGCCCACGAGAAAAACCTCGATCAGGTTCTTTTCCCGCCCACCCCGACGACCAAACTTCGCCTAAACGTGGTCCCGGCAGACCCAAGAAGGATGACCGGATACCGACCATCGCCATTTCAGATCGCGAAGCCTCCCCTGCAGGAAGAGCTCCGAAAGTCAAGCGTGTGGAGTCTGATATGGCTGTTTCTGCGTCAGAGGGTGAAGCTGTTAAACCAAGACGGAAGTTGATGACCGCTAAGGAGTACCACAAggacaagcagcagcagcagcagcagcaacaacaacaacaacaacaacaacaacaacaacgtcGGCAGAGCATAACTTCTAATGCGTCGTCGATGAATATTCCGTCTAGTCCTAGGGATGAGCCTGAGAAGTTGGCGAAGACGGAGAAATACCATGATCGGACAAAGGCTCTTAAGAGGGACGAGTCTCGTGATCGGCTCTCTGTCTCAGGTGAGAGTACTGGTAAGCGGTACAGATCAAGTGCCACCCCGCCGCATCCTAGCATTATGGAGAAGGACGCCGGTGAAGCGCCTGCTAAGAGAAGGCGCTTGGATGTTCCTGAAGGCAAGGAGAAACGGCCCAAGCCAAGCCCCTCTGACGATAGGCTTTTGAAGGCGTCTGCGCCACGCGAAACGGTATCTGCATCAGGTTCTGTGGCGGGTTCTCGTATGAGCTCCAAGACCcgggatgacgacgacagaaaacccacccccaaacccaaaaagGTGGAGGAACACGCTAGGAGAGAATCTGGGAAATCCAACTCTTCCGATAACAGTATACATGTCAAGTCCGAAGATCCAGACGTGGAGATGCCGGATGCTGATGCGCCCGCAAAGGAACCTTCTCagcagcggaggagggaggaggaggagaagaagaagaaactaGGCGAAGTTGAAATTGCAGCCCGTGAAGCCAGAAGGAAGGAGGAAGATAAGAGGCggaaagaggaagaagagaaggagaaggagaaggaaagagaacGGGAAAAGGAACGATCTCGCCTTGCAGAGGAGGCCAAGCGTCGTGCCGAGACAGAAGCCCAACAACGAGCCCAGGAAGAGCAACGACGAAAAGAAGCCGAAGAAAAGCAACGaagagaagacgaggaacGCAGAAAacgcgaggaagaggaacgTAAGCAACGAGAACAGGAGGAGCGACGTCGgcatgaagaggaagagcgcaagcgacgagaagaagagaagaaggccgaagaggagagaaggcgcaaagatgaagaggagcggaggaagcgggaggaggacgagcgGTTGCGGAGGGAGCAGGTTGAGCGTGAAGCTGCTGAAGAAGCCCGACGGCAAcgtgaggaagaggagcgcaAGGAGCATGAACGCAAGGAGCGCGTGCTTCGTGAAGAGGAGCGCAGGCGTGCCGAGCGTGCAGCCAGAGAGGCCGAACAGCGGCGGTTGCGTGCTGAGCAAGAACGTGCTCGTCTGGCCAAACTCCCTCCACTTTTGCGCTGGCTCGAAAGCGCCGTCAACCCCAAGTTGCCAGAGGTTGCCGAGAAATTCAGCACCATGCAGGGTGTTCGCTACGATTGCATCCGCCCCGAGGCCAACGGCACTTTGGACGGCAGAGAGCAATGGCTTCTCAACACCCAAGTGGCCCTTCTTCTGGGAGAGAAGGATTTGGAGCTCTCGCGAT ATACTGCATGGACACGGATCCCTGTCTCGCAAACCGCAAAGCGCATCATCTGGCGCCTGGAGTCGGACCGTTATGCGCTGACTACACCCAGTCTCTATGAGCTCGGCAGGCAGCTCCCCGATTACTACGAAGGGCACGACCCTGAGCAGATGGGCTACCTCACTCTAGAGCGGCTCCGGAATGAGGCTTGGGAGAAGTTTTCGGCCATGGATATGTTCTTCGTCAAG GCATCTGATTTCATGTTCATCATCCCGACCATCTACCATCTTCGCAATGTGAAACTCTCGATGGCATATCTGGAACTACCAGACCCGGACGCTGAGCCCGTCAATTGGGTGGTTCATCAAAAGTGGAGAAGTGACCCTCAAGCACACATCTTGGGAGGGTTTGCGCCCACAAGCAAGCATTACATGAATGGCGAGCTCCTCCACGAGGACAAACCGATCTTGAGGGAGGCAAGCACTTCTCCAGTTCCTTTCCGTTGCCGGCGGATTCCTCGGCACGGCCTTGCGGCCATAGCCCGGGATGACCCAGCATATAACCAGTTCTTCAAGGACAACGGCGGAGACGGGTCTGTGGAGAATGCAGAGTCgcccctccttcccaacgGCGTACACTCGTCACCCACGAGCACGTCGTCCCGCTTGATGGCTCAATCAATCGATGGTGCCATGTCACCAACAATGGCCATGGCGACAGCCCCCAATGGTGCTGCCAACCAGCCAATTTCGCCATCCTCAGAATCGGGGCCAGCACAGGCCCGCCCACTGGTCAACGGCATCCACGGGCTGGTCAATGGTGACACAGTATAG
- the RBG1 gene encoding GTP-binding protein rbg1 (COG:T; EggNog:ENOG503NWDJ) produces MSTTVEKIKEVELEMARTQKNKATSYHLGQLKAKLAKLKRELLTPSGGGGGGGAGFDVARTGVASIGFIGFPSVGKSTLMSHLTGQHSEAAAYEFTTLTSVPGQVVYNGAPLQMIDLPGIIEGAKDGRGRGRQVIAVAKTCNLIFIVLDVNKPLTDKRVIEAELEGFGIRINKEPPNITFKKKDKGGLNITSTVPLTHIDNDEIRAVMSEYKISSADIAIRCDATIDDLIDILEAKSRSYIPVIYVLNKIDSISIEELDLLYRIPNSVPISSEHGWNIDELMEAAWEKLKLVRVYTKPKGRMPDYDAPVVLRSNKCTVEDFCNTIHKSILEQFKVAIVYGKSVKHQPQRVGLSHELADEDIVTIIKR; encoded by the exons ATGTCGACCACAGTGGAAAAG ATCAAGGAGGTCGAGCTCGAA ATGGCTCGCACCCAAAAGAACAAGGCCACCTCGTACCATCTCGGTCAGCTCAAAGCCAAGCTCGCCAAACTCAAACGCGAGCTTCTCACCCCctcgggcggcggcggcggtggcggcgccGGCTTCGACGTCGCTCGCACCGGTGTCGCCTCCATCGGCTTCATCGGCTTCCCCTCGGTCGGCAAATCAACCCTCATGTCCCATCTCACCGGCCAGCACTCGGAAGCGGCCGCCTACGAGTTCACAACTTTGACCTCGGTCCCGGGTCAGGTGGTGTACAATGGTGCGCCGCTGCAGATGATTGATTTGCCTGGTATCATCGAGGGTGCCAAGGACGGTCGTGGTAGAGGTCGCCAGGTTATTGCCGTGGCGAAGACGTGCAACTTGATCTTTATTGTGCTGGATGTGAACAAGCCGTTGACGGACAAGAGGGTAATTGAGGCGGAGTTGGAAGGGTTTGGGATCAGGATCAACAAGGAGCCGCCGAATATCACgttcaagaagaaggataagGGTGGACTGAATATCACGAGCACGGTGCCGTTGACTCATATCGATAACGATGAGATCAGGGCTGTGATGAGCGAGTACAAGATCAGCTCGGCTGATATTGCTATCCGCTGCGATGCCACCATCGACGATTTGATCGATATTCTCGAGGCCAAGAGCAGAAGTTACATTCCTGTCATTTACGTGCTCAACAAGATCGACAGCATCAGCATTGAGGAGTTGGACCTGCTGTACCGGATTCCCAACTCTGTGCCCATCAGCTCGGAGCACGGGTGGAATATTGATGAGCTGATGGAGGCTGC CTGGGAAAAACTCAAGCTCGTCCGCGTCTacaccaagcccaagggCCGCATGCCCGACTACGACGCGCCGGTTGTGCTCCGGTCCAACAAGTGCACCGTGGAGGATTTCTGCAACACGATCCACAAGAGCATCTTGGAGCAGTTCAAGGTGGCGATTGTGTACGGCAAGTCGGTGAAGCACCAGCCGCAAAGGGTGGGGTTGTCGCACGAGTTGGCGGATGAGGATATTGTTACTATTATCAAGCGGTAA
- a CDS encoding hypothetical protein (EggNog:ENOG503Q4WK; COG:S) — protein sequence MHNQIIASTGMDQESHLAHDNNTYGNDSWVDMNSYHHHHQTTMPDYGGNYGYSSIPPITHGLPSENLNRMPPPPPPHSMHQQHASHTQLPMLMMPHHQPTPTWPSMLTNPNNYSPHSAPPIAIPPITTPLKTTKLPAIQTTTSQPRKTLTDDDRRAMCQYAKDHPNAKQTDIGQRFGVERSTVSKVLRHKDKYLNSEDRSSSPIKRGKGKGADIEKALTAFLRNARKEGKTLTTEEVKEKAQSFSMVGGGDSFTEHNSSAWLEKFMLKHGMGPGRLMRRASETNILDSRRNSPALSASQPSSAISPASPAGHLSPSPLSANKSDEEKESMNSFMDFTTDNAYKHTNTQSNASLNSAYTDHANSSFSGSALSPAASFGFSPDPNTGGFPPPGAPGGGFQRPRSQTFPTLDLEYMNQSQNTEPLTPKYHVSSTAPSSALEPPSANPSGGHFSIDQAISPQLRHSTSNQSLGGRSSTTPVTANPSSPSSPTQEDARRAADTLLSFITNSGGFADHSEYMTLLKLTEKLRIHQMQLAKAHGMGGLSRIPEGDSEMTNTTSIKLEPTTTA from the exons ATGCACAACCAGATCATCGCCTCGACGGGCATGGACCAGGAAAGTCACTTAGCACACGATAACAACACATATGGCAACGACAGTTGGGTCGACATGAATTcgtatcaccaccatcatcaaaccaCCATGCCCGACTATGGAGGGAACTATGGCTACTCGTCCATCCCGCCCATCACTCACGGGCTACCGTCGGAAAATTTGAACaggatgccaccaccaccgcctcctcattCCATGCACCAACAGCATGCCTCTCACACACAGCTACCTATGCTCATGAtgcctcatcatcaaccgaCGCCTACCTGGCCGAGTATGTTGACAAACCCAAACAACTACAGCCCTCACTCGGCCCCTCCGATCGCCATACCTCCCATCACTACACCGCTCAAGACGACGAAGCTTCCAGCGATTcagaccaccacctcccaaccgAGAAAGACCTTGACGGACGATGACCGCCGCGCCATGTGCCAGTATGCCAAGGACCACCCCAACGCGAAGCAGACTGACATCGGCCAGCGCTTTGGCgtggagaggag TACCGTCTCCAAGGTCCTGAGACACAAGGACAAATACCTGAACTCGGAGGATCGGAGCAGTTCACCTATCAAGCGTGGCAAAGGAAAGGGAGCAGACATTGAAAAGGCGCTGACGGCCTTCCTTCGTAATGCTCGAAAGGAAGGCAAAACTCTGACTACCGAagaggtcaaggagaaggcccaGTCGTTTTCTAtggtcggcggtggtgactCCTTTACGGAGCACAACAGCTCGGCTTGGCTGGAAAAGTTCATGCTCAAGCATGGCATGGGCCCCGGGAGACTGATGCGCCGGGCGTCAGAAACCAACATTTTGGACAGTAGACGCAACTCGCCAGCGTTGAGTGCTTCCCAGCCATCAAGCGCCATTTCCCCAGCGTCTCCAGCCGGTCACctgtcaccatcacccttgTCCGCAAACAAGAGCGacgaagaaaaggaaagcaTGAACAGTTTCATGGACTTTACGACCGACAATGCCTACAAGCACACAAATACGCAGAGCAATGCATCGCTAAACAGTGCTTACACCGACCATGCCAACTCTTCCTTTTCTGGGAGCGCTCTCAGTCCTGCAGCTTCGTTTGGTTTCTCGCCGGATCCCAATACTGGCGGATTTCCGCCTCCCGGAGCACCAGGTGGAGGTTTCCAACGCCCGCGAAGCCAGACATTTCCGACGCTGGACCTGGAATACATGAACCAGTCTCAGAACACGGAGCCCCTGACGCCAAAGTATCATGTCTCATCTACCGCACCATCTTCGGCACTGGAGCCGCCATCCGCCAACCCGTCGGGTGGGCATTTCAGTATCGATCAGGCGATTTCACCTCAGCTTCGTCACAGTACCAGCAACCAGAGTCTTGGTGGGAGATCTTCAACGACTCCAGTTACGGCGAATCCCTCGTCTCCCAGCTCACCCACTCAAGAGGATGCAAGAAGAGCGGCGGATACTCTTCTGTCTTTTATCACCAACTCTGGTGGATTTGCTGACCATTCCGAGTACATGACTCTGCTCAAGCTTACCGAAAAGCTACGTATCCACCAAATGCAGCTAGCAAAGGCCCATGGCATGGGAGGACTCTCGCGCATACCCGAAGGCGACAGTGAGATGACGAACACGACCTCTATCAAGCTGGAACCGACAACTACCGCCTGA
- a CDS encoding hypothetical protein (EggNog:ENOG503P14S; COG:S) yields the protein MLRTPVSEVLLSHGIHQYILNQDTGPLALPPLLRNVRGALFPGNAPGKGTLVAPEGEEGLRVLKRRCARGLWGLLGGNVAKIYFGLSPFSGGAAAAAKKTTLQKEKGDVSSEGSSPSSSGEDGSGKKKAARFDDDLVSSSSSTQAREGTDRGHGHGEHQRHHRKKANKDDASRRGRRRTTKSKAATPTTVFADEEEATITPEEEEIFSEIERGILDVFSDAYCNKHLVYGLVELVLVRLMPEIGERGVLELWAERGVDCT from the exons ATGCTTAGGACCCCCGTCAGCGAAGT GTTGCTATCGCACGGTATACACCAGTACATACTCAACCAAGACACTGGACCATTGGCACTCCCCCCACTTTTGCGCAACGTGCGCGGGGCGCTCTTTCCTGGTAATGCGCCAGGGAAGGGGACGTTGGTTGCtccagaaggagaggaggggttgagagtgttgaagaggaggtgcGCTAGGGGGTTAtgggggctgttgggggggaaTGTTGCCAAAATCTACTTTGGGCTTTCACCGTTCagcggtggtgctgctgctgctgctaaGAAAACTACACtgcaaaaggaaaagggagaTGTGTCCTCTGAGGGGAGCTCACCTTCTTCGTCAGGGGAGGACGGCAGCgggaaaaagaaagcagcgaggtttgatgatgatcttgttagtagtagtagtagtacGCAGGCTAGGGAAGGAACGGACCGCGGCCACGGCCACGGCGAACACCAACGACACCACCGCAAAAAGGCTAACAAGGATGATGCTAGCCGTCGGGGGCGCCGGAGGACAACAAAAAGTAAGGCTGCAACACCAACGACGGTGTTtgctgatgaagaagaagcgaCGATAacaccagaagaagaggagattTTCTCTGAAATCGAGAGAGGGATCCTGGACGTCTTTTCTGACGCCTACTGCAACAAGCATTTGGTTTACGGCCTTGTCGAGCTGGTactggtgaggttgatgcccgagattggggagaggggggtgctggagctgtgggcggaaaggggggttgattgtACTTAG
- a CDS encoding hypothetical protein (EggNog:ENOG503Q4BA; COG:S), with the protein MTTAAAQAPSRVQTPNPPPPGPVTPRPKPSRTSSLQSESGPTSKTASADASQTPAQSGGAAARRSARPAFPTTDPLSDKATTLLIRRILCPQHIEKAKSAPAPIEELLPPLTSRNDVDLQLYALIAIILREYIQNWYNKITPDETFVAEIVQIIAHITRALEQRLRKVDLEGLLFDEIPDLLDKHITAYRIAHDPITQAPIRTNAREIYHSLCPLPALTPVPRPEDPESVAQQAENEVAYRQLLVHAVLAILLPTEDLENGCLTALVGQIFSELIIGNSVANKLSEPWMILEMIIIATRTLGKRKAIEDENPSGRPGKGSSAGRRGLSSVQGLFWMVVHWCFLATSFIRLSFTVLMTTRSLPPRSSHSTAQRKNVVQHEVGLDSGPLKMPVLAFRCWSAISNLIEMDVRMPWLCGALSMVQWVTMTGPGRIAAVDGKLDR; encoded by the exons ATGACGACCGCAGCTGCCCAAGCTCCCAGCCGCGTccaaacacccaacccaccaccaccggggCCGGTAACGCCTCGACCCAAGCCATCGCGCACGTCGAGTCTACAGTCAGAGTCGGGGCCAACCTCCAAAACAGCTTCAGCTGATGCGTCTCAGACGCCTGCCCAGTCAGGAGGAGCGGCAGCTCGACGAAGCGCCCGCCCGGCATTTCCCACCACCGACCCCCTCTCAGACAAAGCCACCACTCTCCTGATCCGCCGCATCCTCTGCCCTCAGCATATCGAAAAGGCCAAGAGTGCGCCAGCACCGATCGAGGAGCTCTTACCGCCGCTGACCAGTCGCAACGATGTGGATCTGCAGCTCTAcgccctcatcgccatcatcctGAGGGAGTACATCCAGAACTGGTACAACAAGATTACGCCCGATGAGACATTCGTTGCCGAGATTGTTCAAATCATCGCACACATCACAAGAGCCCTCGAGCAGCGGCTGCGGAAAGTGGACCTGGAGGGCCTTTTATTCGACGAGATTCCCGATCTGCTCGATAAGCACATCACTG CCTACCGCATAGCCCATGATCCCATCACGCAGGCCCCCATCAGGACAAATGCTCGCGAGATCTACCACTCGCTATGTCCACTCCCCGCGCTGACACCCGTCCCCCGCCCAGAGGACCCTGAAAGCGTTGCCCAACAGGCCGAGAATGAAGTAGCGTATCGTCAACTGCTAGTTCACGCCGTCCTGGCCATCCTGCTCCCCACCGAAGACCTCGAGAATGGGTGCTTGACAGCTCTGGTTGGCCAAATATTTTCAGAGCTAATCATCGGGAACTCGGTCGCCAACAAACTATCGGAGCCGTGGATGATATTGGAGATGATCATTATTGCGACACGAACTTTGGGCAAGAGAAAAGCAATCGAGGACGAGAATCCTTCGGGGCGGCCGGGCAAGGGCTCCTCGGCTGGTCGCCGCGGCCTCTCTTCGGTGCAGGGCTTGttttggatggtggtgcaCTGGTGCTTCCTCGCGACCTCATTCATCAGATTGTCCTTTACGGTCCTCATGACGACCCGTTCTCTGCCGCCTCGAAGCTCTCACAGCACGGCCCAGCGCAAGAATGTGGTTCAACACGAGGTCGGACTGGATTCTGGACCACTCAAAATGCCCGTGTTGGCCTTCAGATGCTGGTCGGCAATATCGAATCTGATCGAGATGGATGTGCGGATGCCATGGCTCTGCGGCGCATTATCGATGGTGCAGTGGGTTACCATGACGGGACCAGGACGAATCGCGGCCGTAGATGGCAAACTTGACAGGTAG